From a region of the Paenibacillus sp. R14(2021) genome:
- a CDS encoding response regulator — MKVMIVDDEALAIEDLESLISWQDFHFHIIGTARNGRRAMELFRIHKPDLVITDVRMPIVNGLELAAQIRSENELCRIIMITSYQDFEYAKQAIRYGVSSYLLKHEIDAQTLLETIMSIRLQWERLISSASMIQEEYLRKLFVGKHTEAPQHLEADWLKQLDSPLALFYLKQDTPYPLFPELISEFGIPLSQIFKYDPFDIEMSMKPLINVPLNDREIVLIYMITNTHQLWKVQQEQINVAKHLQKIMRQFSNETVSIIGSVAVAGKRELNPFFHRSHALFLKRWFFGREAYFTLEDTPEPELSPDTIFIAKLQELQEERDLIVLHERIPGYFNHIQKLNDSLSLQLLASELLKKLDFHRNKYGMLPTKLANEDMLHQVLQLFHVDDIKQWFISQFDLLAKEIEKDGFSHFSRKTREAILFIHKNYHHADLSVESVSTSVNISVPYLHQLFKKELQQTFLEYVTSYRVDIAKKLLQENNLKIYEIAEKIGYRSSAYFSQVFYKVTGFTPQEYRKGG, encoded by the coding sequence ATGAAAGTCATGATCGTTGACGATGAAGCTCTTGCTATTGAAGATCTGGAATCTTTAATTTCATGGCAGGATTTTCATTTCCATATTATCGGAACGGCCAGAAACGGAAGACGCGCCATGGAGCTCTTTCGAATTCATAAGCCCGATCTTGTTATTACCGATGTTCGAATGCCTATCGTAAATGGTTTGGAACTCGCTGCACAAATCAGATCCGAGAATGAACTGTGTCGGATCATTATGATAACGTCATACCAAGACTTCGAATATGCCAAACAAGCGATTCGCTACGGCGTGTCGAGTTACTTGCTCAAACATGAAATTGATGCTCAAACGTTGCTGGAAACGATTATGTCCATACGTCTACAGTGGGAAAGACTGATCAGCAGCGCTTCTATGATTCAAGAGGAATATTTGCGGAAGTTATTCGTAGGCAAGCATACGGAAGCACCTCAACATCTTGAAGCAGACTGGCTGAAACAATTAGATTCTCCTTTGGCCCTGTTCTATTTGAAGCAGGACACGCCCTATCCTCTTTTTCCGGAGTTAATTTCTGAGTTTGGAATTCCATTATCGCAAATATTTAAATATGATCCATTCGATATAGAGATGAGTATGAAGCCTCTTATTAACGTTCCTTTAAACGATAGGGAAATTGTACTTATTTATATGATTACAAATACGCATCAGTTATGGAAAGTCCAACAAGAACAGATCAACGTTGCGAAGCATCTTCAAAAAATAATGCGTCAATTCAGCAACGAAACGGTTTCTATTATAGGTTCGGTAGCAGTTGCCGGTAAAAGGGAACTTAACCCATTCTTTCATCGAAGTCATGCGTTGTTTCTCAAACGATGGTTTTTTGGAAGAGAAGCGTACTTCACACTAGAGGATACTCCTGAACCTGAACTTTCTCCGGATACCATTTTTATAGCGAAACTTCAAGAACTACAGGAAGAGCGTGACCTCATCGTACTTCACGAGAGAATTCCAGGTTACTTTAATCATATTCAAAAGTTAAATGATTCGTTGTCGCTGCAATTATTGGCTTCGGAATTACTAAAGAAGCTGGATTTTCATCGTAACAAATACGGCATGCTTCCTACCAAGCTCGCTAATGAAGATATGCTGCATCAAGTGCTGCAACTCTTCCATGTTGATGATATCAAGCAATGGTTCATCTCACAGTTCGATCTGCTTGCCAAGGAAATCGAAAAGGATGGGTTCTCTCATTTTTCTCGAAAAACGCGCGAAGCCATTCTATTCATTCATAAGAACTACCATCATGCCGATTTAAGCGTGGAGAGCGTTTCCACGTCGGTGAATATCAGCGTTCCCTATTTGCATCAGCTCTTCAAAAAAGAATTGCAGCAAACATTCCTTGAATATGTTACGTCATACCGTGTTGATATAGCTAAGAAATTGCTTCAGGAAAACAACCTGAAGATTTATGAGATTGCCGAAAAAATCGGTTATCGCAGCAGCGCCTACTTCAGTCAGGTATTCTACAAGGTGACCGGCTTTACGCCGCAAGAATATCGCAAAGGAGGTTAA
- a CDS encoding ABC transporter substrate-binding protein: MNKGTRLGKRGLPFLFLLPLIACADGGTKAEEAKGNPSIGSSGTVTIWGWDKPKDNVLQGFKKRYPEISINYVNISSADIMKKLQVSLAAGGKLPDILMIERDFRGQLNHMNLLENLEAAPYEFNRHLIFDYDFPQNSNANSKVVSIPMDMSIAGLAYKRELTKQYFGTDDPKELQALFPNWDQFIAKGKDVLEESGGKVYMFTSLREAWQIIAGQNPEPYADGNRINVKKLANLFVLIRKLSDAGIIDNLDKSSPASNTSYAQNNHIFYPAAIWSPRYQIEPNDKHGSNGRWGLMVPPGGGFIWGGSSFGIPHKAKNKEQAWKFIQWAFLSQEGAEANKKDGIFTHYKAAYDHPGFINWTTPWFGKQDIGITFFQDINAVTKYVPLSQYDDTIITNGVLIALKTLASEPEIGNDELIKKVIQSIKNVAPELK, translated from the coding sequence ATGAATAAAGGGACTCGATTGGGTAAAAGGGGGTTGCCATTTTTATTCCTATTGCCGCTTATAGCTTGCGCCGATGGTGGAACAAAAGCTGAGGAAGCGAAAGGAAATCCATCCATTGGCAGCAGCGGAACGGTTACGATCTGGGGGTGGGACAAGCCGAAGGACAACGTGTTGCAAGGGTTTAAAAAAAGATATCCGGAGATCTCGATTAATTACGTAAACATATCATCGGCAGATATCATGAAAAAATTGCAGGTCTCGCTTGCGGCTGGCGGCAAATTGCCGGATATTCTCATGATTGAGCGTGATTTTCGGGGGCAGCTGAATCATATGAATTTGCTGGAAAACCTGGAGGCCGCTCCGTACGAATTCAATCGGCATTTAATCTTTGATTACGACTTTCCTCAAAATTCAAATGCGAATAGCAAGGTCGTTTCTATTCCGATGGACATGAGCATCGCGGGACTAGCCTACAAACGCGAATTAACGAAGCAATATTTTGGTACGGATGATCCGAAAGAGCTGCAAGCGCTTTTCCCGAATTGGGATCAATTTATTGCAAAGGGCAAGGACGTTTTAGAAGAAAGCGGCGGCAAGGTGTACATGTTTACTAGTCTCAGAGAAGCTTGGCAGATCATTGCAGGCCAGAATCCCGAACCGTATGCGGATGGCAACAGAATAAACGTAAAAAAATTAGCCAATTTGTTTGTTCTTATCCGAAAGCTGAGCGATGCAGGTATCATTGATAATCTCGATAAAAGCTCTCCGGCGAGTAACACTTCTTATGCACAAAATAACCACATTTTCTATCCGGCCGCGATTTGGTCGCCCCGCTATCAGATCGAACCCAATGATAAGCATGGCAGCAACGGGAGATGGGGGCTTATGGTGCCGCCTGGAGGAGGATTTATTTGGGGAGGAAGTTCCTTCGGAATTCCTCACAAAGCAAAGAACAAAGAGCAAGCATGGAAATTTATCCAGTGGGCATTTCTTTCGCAAGAAGGTGCCGAAGCGAATAAAAAGGATGGCATATTTACGCACTACAAAGCCGCCTATGATCATCCCGGCTTTATCAATTGGACAACGCCTTGGTTTGGCAAGCAAGATATCGGAATCACCTTCTTCCAAGACATTAATGCCGTCACGAAATACGTCCCGCTAAGTCAATACGACGATACCATTATCACCAATGGGGTTTTAATTGCTTTGAAGACACTGGCTTCCGAACCCGAAATCGGAAATGACGAATTAATTAAAAAAGTGATTCAAAGCATAAAAAACGTTGCCCCTGAGTTGAAGTAG
- a CDS encoding extracellular solute-binding protein: MRKAALLMLSIIIASSMAACESGTKSAGGNAAADGTAGNDTIVDGKMKDEVVISIPKVVDPNAKQGAGNLPPGDSDDNNQFTRYVKEKLNISFKAAFTTAPEAYDQKLSLAMASNELPDVTVVAEDDFKKLVENGQVEDLTAVYNKYASPTLKKIYDSTNGRSLKQATVDGKLMAIPNVNTMADFTNMLWVRKDWLDKLGLKEPRTLDDIITVAKAFIEKDPDGNGQADTMGLPGPSKNSPLVTNDKNHYFGFEQIFALDHAFPGMWVKNDKGEIEYGSIQPQAKKGLELLQKMYKDGVIDNQFVFRDDPSQFVKSGKAGMFFGPWWMPLGMLQDAVKNDPKAEWISILAPFGADGTYTTNRGSASGDFVVLKKGFQHPEALILYMNLYGANLVGEDPEGAQKLDPNVDLGYWPIRMTLEYGDKVERTSIEVQGVIDGKNKPESLDPVKKSIYDAYMRDQKNPRKVVPDWALASSWLASGKVLSQPMNIMNNEFTGTTESMIQKWATLSKLENETYLKIVMGQLDIGAFDDFVKKWTELGGEQVTQEVRELAGK; this comes from the coding sequence ATGAGAAAAGCCGCATTATTGATGTTGAGTATAATTATTGCAAGCAGTATGGCAGCTTGTGAAAGCGGTACCAAAAGTGCGGGAGGAAATGCAGCAGCGGATGGCACGGCAGGTAACGATACCATTGTGGATGGGAAGATGAAAGATGAAGTGGTTATCAGCATTCCGAAAGTTGTAGACCCGAACGCGAAGCAAGGTGCTGGGAATTTGCCGCCAGGCGACTCCGACGATAACAATCAATTCACCAGATACGTGAAGGAAAAGCTGAATATTTCTTTTAAAGCAGCCTTCACCACGGCTCCGGAAGCTTACGATCAAAAGCTTAGTTTGGCCATGGCCAGTAACGAGCTGCCGGATGTTACGGTAGTAGCGGAAGACGACTTCAAAAAATTGGTTGAAAACGGTCAAGTTGAAGATTTGACCGCTGTTTATAACAAGTACGCCTCTCCAACCTTGAAAAAAATTTATGATTCAACCAACGGGAGGTCGCTGAAACAAGCGACGGTTGACGGTAAATTAATGGCAATTCCTAACGTTAACACGATGGCGGATTTTACGAACATGCTTTGGGTTCGCAAAGATTGGCTGGATAAATTGGGTTTGAAAGAACCTAGGACTTTGGACGACATAATTACGGTTGCAAAGGCTTTCATAGAAAAGGATCCCGACGGCAATGGCCAAGCCGACACGATGGGATTGCCGGGTCCTAGCAAAAATTCGCCTCTCGTTACGAACGATAAAAATCACTACTTTGGTTTTGAACAAATTTTCGCGCTCGATCATGCCTTCCCCGGCATGTGGGTGAAGAATGATAAAGGCGAAATCGAGTATGGTTCCATCCAGCCGCAAGCCAAGAAAGGTCTCGAATTGCTGCAGAAGATGTATAAAGACGGCGTGATCGACAATCAGTTCGTATTTCGCGACGATCCTTCCCAGTTTGTAAAGAGCGGCAAGGCCGGCATGTTCTTCGGGCCTTGGTGGATGCCGCTTGGCATGCTGCAGGATGCGGTGAAAAATGATCCGAAAGCGGAATGGATCTCGATTTTAGCCCCTTTCGGAGCTGACGGTACCTATACGACAAATCGTGGATCGGCAAGCGGCGACTTTGTCGTGCTGAAGAAAGGATTCCAACATCCGGAAGCTTTAATCCTGTATATGAACTTATATGGCGCCAATCTGGTCGGGGAAGATCCGGAAGGCGCGCAAAAGCTGGATCCGAATGTCGATCTGGGGTACTGGCCAATTCGGATGACGCTTGAATACGGCGATAAGGTAGAAAGAACGTCCATTGAAGTCCAAGGCGTAATCGACGGAAAGAATAAGCCGGAAAGCCTGGATCCGGTTAAAAAATCGATCTATGACGCCTATATGCGAGATCAAAAGAACCCGCGAAAAGTTGTGCCGGATTGGGCTTTAGCTTCCAGTTGGCTTGCGTCCGGCAAGGTGCTTAGCCAGCCGATGAACATTATGAACAACGAGTTTACGGGCACGACTGAAAGCATGATTCAAAAATGGGCGACTTTAAGCAAATTAGAAAACGAAACGTATCTGAAAATCGTTATGGGTCAGTTAGATATCGGCGCCTTTGATGATTTCGTGAAAAAATGGACGGAGCTCGGCGGCGAGCAGGTCACGCAAGAAGTTAGAGAGCTGGCTGGAAAATAA
- a CDS encoding sugar ABC transporter permease — MRERSNIKHYWMMLIPGLFLLFVFNTYPLFGSIIAFQNYNPFKGMLHSKWVGLENFEFMFRLPDSRQILWNTVYIACLKIIAGIVFSLTFAILLNELRLRFFKRSIQTLVYIPHFLSWVILSGILIDLFSLEGMANKVVQWFGFQPIQFLGSNRLFPFLLVGSDVWKEFGFGAIVYLAALAGINPGLYEAAAIDGANRFQRIRYITLPGIVPTIVLLVTLSLGNILNAGFDQIFNMYNPVVYESSDIIDTYVYRAGLVSQQYSLATAVGLMKSLISFFLIVISNMLAKKFANYRIF, encoded by the coding sequence GTGAGGGAAAGATCAAATATTAAACACTACTGGATGATGTTGATTCCAGGCTTATTTCTTCTGTTCGTTTTTAATACCTATCCATTGTTCGGCTCCATTATCGCTTTTCAAAATTATAACCCGTTCAAAGGCATGCTTCATTCCAAGTGGGTGGGGCTGGAGAATTTTGAGTTTATGTTTCGGCTGCCGGATAGCCGCCAGATTTTGTGGAATACGGTCTATATCGCCTGTTTGAAAATTATAGCAGGAATAGTCTTTTCTCTAACCTTCGCTATTTTGTTGAATGAGTTAAGACTACGATTTTTCAAACGATCCATCCAGACGCTTGTTTATATCCCTCACTTTTTATCTTGGGTTATTTTATCGGGTATATTGATAGACCTTTTTTCGCTTGAAGGAATGGCCAACAAAGTCGTGCAGTGGTTCGGATTTCAACCGATTCAATTTTTAGGCAGTAATAGGCTATTTCCTTTTCTTTTAGTTGGAAGCGATGTTTGGAAAGAGTTCGGCTTCGGCGCGATTGTTTACTTAGCTGCTTTGGCAGGCATTAATCCCGGTTTATATGAGGCTGCAGCCATCGACGGAGCAAACCGATTTCAAAGAATTAGGTATATTACGCTTCCTGGCATCGTGCCTACGATTGTTTTGTTAGTTACTTTAAGCTTGGGAAATATACTCAACGCGGGTTTCGATCAAATATTCAATATGTATAATCCTGTTGTATATGAATCTTCGGATATTATTGATACTTACGTATATCGTGCGGGGCTTGTTTCCCAGCAATACAGTTTGGCGACTGCCGTTGGATTGATGAAATCGCTCATCAGTTTCTTTTTGATCGTTATTTCCAACATGCTTGCTAAAAAATTCGCTAATTACCGTATATTCTAA
- a CDS encoding carbohydrate ABC transporter permease, translating to MMTNNSFASRIFDHFNVILLSLLALLCLAPIWHTLALSFSSKSAAEAGMVFFWPVHFNFTSYTQIIEDQQFWRSFLISIIRVILGSSLNFLMTLLLAFPMSRTAKQLPFRNAVMYFLLFNMLFSPSMIPMYFTVKDLGLMDSIWALVLPSAVPIFNVMLLMNYFRNIPKEMEEAAMIDGAGPWYMMIRIFLPIAVPTVAVITLFSIVGHWNAFFDGLIYMNKVEHYPLQTYIQQLIVKIDPSKLTVEQLVKLQNVSAKTLNAAKIFISILPILILYPFLQKYFIHGIMLGSVKE from the coding sequence ATCATGACAAATAATAGTTTTGCCTCTCGTATTTTTGATCATTTTAACGTGATTTTGCTGAGCTTGCTAGCGTTACTGTGTCTTGCTCCCATTTGGCATACACTTGCTCTGTCTTTTAGTTCCAAAAGTGCTGCAGAAGCGGGAATGGTGTTTTTTTGGCCGGTGCATTTCAATTTCACATCGTATACTCAAATTATTGAAGATCAACAGTTTTGGAGATCTTTTCTGATTAGCATCATAAGGGTCATTCTCGGTAGTTCGTTGAATTTTCTAATGACGCTGCTTCTTGCTTTCCCGATGTCGAGAACGGCCAAACAACTACCGTTTCGGAATGCCGTTATGTATTTTTTACTGTTTAATATGTTGTTTTCGCCCTCAATGATACCGATGTATTTCACGGTAAAAGACTTAGGACTGATGGATAGCATTTGGGCGCTGGTGCTACCTTCAGCCGTTCCGATCTTCAACGTCATGCTGCTGATGAATTATTTCCGCAACATACCGAAGGAAATGGAAGAAGCGGCGATGATAGACGGTGCCGGACCCTGGTATATGATGATTAGAATCTTCTTGCCCATTGCCGTTCCTACGGTGGCTGTTATTACGTTATTTAGTATTGTCGGCCATTGGAATGCTTTTTTTGACGGATTAATTTATATGAATAAAGTTGAACATTATCCGTTACAGACCTATATACAGCAGCTGATCGTCAAGATTGACCCAAGCAAACTGACTGTAGAACAGCTGGTAAAATTGCAAAATGTGTCTGCAAAAACGTTAAATGCGGCAAAAATATTTATTTCCATTCTGCCAATTCTCATTTTATATCCATTTTTACAGAAATATTTCATACATGGTATTATGCTTGGTTCAGTTAAGGAATAA
- a CDS encoding MFS transporter, whose protein sequence is MMQRIRFMYKEFLRESLWGDRSNTTLLFCSFFPGVRMRVWMIAIAVLLIGFSQGLFFPMSFNKMAQVVPKERLTTAISILLAGIYAFQFICPLFMHAVPALFSYSSTRETFLLLAIAEKHSCVFL, encoded by the coding sequence ATGATGCAGAGGATTAGATTTATGTATAAAGAGTTCTTAAGAGAATCTCTATGGGGCGATCGGTCAAATACAACACTGCTCTTTTGTTCGTTTTTCCCGGGTGTTAGAATGCGCGTATGGATGATTGCTATTGCAGTATTATTAATTGGCTTTTCACAAGGGCTGTTTTTCCCGATGTCTTTTAATAAGATGGCCCAAGTGGTACCTAAAGAGCGACTTACGACGGCGATTTCAATCTTATTGGCCGGTATTTATGCCTTCCAATTTATTTGTCCGCTCTTTATGCATGCAGTCCCTGCATTATTTAGCTATTCCTCAACAAGAGAAACATTCTTGCTTTTGGCCATTGCGGAGAAGCATAGCTGTGTATTTTTGTGA
- a CDS encoding Ger(x)C family spore germination C-terminal domain-containing protein gives MFKFIDPTQCNESLTDPAVSSRPSLIIEQKIENEMMVLIQRLQEETVDPIGFGSKYRAFVRGKTLTDEIWRNQYSKASIKVNVHLKLIRDGEIE, from the coding sequence ATATTTAAGTTTATTGATCCAACACAATGTAACGAATCGCTTACAGATCCTGCCGTAAGCAGCAGACCAAGCCTAATCATCGAGCAGAAAATTGAGAATGAAATGATGGTATTAATACAGCGACTACAAGAGGAAACCGTTGATCCGATTGGATTCGGTAGTAAATACAGAGCATTTGTCCGAGGAAAAACGTTAACGGATGAGATATGGCGAAATCAATATTCTAAGGCAAGCATTAAGGTGAATGTACATTTAAAGCTCATCCGTGATGGTGAAATTGAATAA
- a CDS encoding helix-turn-helix domain-containing protein, with protein MLKVLLVEDEMFVRLGFKNAVQWEKFGMFVCSDVSNGQEAWDEYIRLKPDVIITDLNMPIMSGMELIENVRRIDIKTRIVILTCLEEFALVKKAIRFGVSHYILKLTMEPEEIDEVLIRVAEECRIQQRQQDTKGIIYNPDQLKESIIRNYLFYPLYTEEEFSNLVIQQKLRLSPENLIVAIMEINNFRHAQVKFKDNKGELIRYTLLNVLNEILTQWGRGEVVSDKEDRYLFLLNYRDVHSHKTIREMIVEGFDQIRSVLNRYFNVSVTFGISRLGQRYADLKSLTHEATEAVNWRFFINQSQCLFKEESHWNQILATSQVKIEDLLLYWESVLPDKHAERKLIVLKFFETDVKNPKLWNQLFVRLLDIDQNPLGVDTNDLLNAVSDAIFAISQCETLTECIQLIRDLLAYIEHWKQSSSQLSKEVGRTIQYLQSHYQGNCSISDIAQTLQVSPNYLSTLFRKETKFTFTEYLTQIKMEKAKELLKNTALKSYEIAELTGFSDDSYFSRTFKNHTGVRPNEFRKMWVKSERTGENAPIVAKD; from the coding sequence ATGTTAAAGGTACTTCTTGTCGAGGATGAGATGTTTGTCCGGTTGGGTTTTAAAAACGCAGTACAATGGGAAAAGTTTGGCATGTTTGTCTGTAGTGATGTGTCAAATGGACAGGAAGCCTGGGATGAATACATTAGGTTGAAGCCGGATGTGATTATAACCGATTTAAACATGCCGATCATGAGCGGGATGGAATTGATCGAAAACGTACGCCGTATCGATATTAAAACCAGAATTGTTATTTTGACCTGTCTTGAGGAATTTGCACTGGTGAAGAAAGCGATACGCTTTGGGGTCTCCCATTACATTTTGAAATTAACGATGGAGCCTGAAGAAATTGATGAAGTGCTCATCAGAGTCGCTGAAGAGTGCAGAATTCAGCAGCGGCAACAGGATACCAAAGGAATTATTTATAACCCAGATCAACTGAAAGAGTCGATCATACGAAACTACCTGTTCTATCCGTTATATACGGAGGAGGAATTTTCTAATCTGGTGATTCAGCAAAAGCTCCGGTTATCTCCTGAAAATTTAATCGTAGCCATAATGGAGATTAATAATTTCAGACATGCTCAAGTGAAGTTCAAAGATAATAAAGGTGAGTTAATACGGTATACGTTGTTGAATGTCTTAAACGAGATACTGACTCAATGGGGGCGAGGAGAAGTAGTTTCCGACAAAGAAGATCGGTATCTATTCCTGCTTAACTATCGGGATGTCCACAGTCATAAAACTATTCGGGAGATGATCGTGGAAGGCTTCGATCAAATCCGAAGCGTGCTTAACCGGTACTTTAACGTCAGTGTTACGTTTGGCATTAGCCGGCTAGGCCAACGGTACGCGGACCTAAAATCATTGACCCATGAAGCGACCGAAGCAGTAAATTGGAGATTCTTTATAAACCAAAGTCAATGTCTGTTTAAGGAAGAGTCCCATTGGAATCAAATTCTGGCAACGTCTCAAGTAAAAATAGAAGATTTATTGCTTTATTGGGAATCGGTATTGCCGGATAAACACGCGGAGCGAAAACTCATTGTCTTGAAGTTTTTCGAAACAGACGTAAAAAATCCAAAACTGTGGAATCAATTGTTTGTTCGTTTACTGGATATCGATCAAAATCCATTAGGTGTCGATACAAATGACTTGCTTAATGCCGTTTCGGATGCCATATTCGCAATTTCGCAGTGTGAAACATTAACTGAATGTATTCAATTGATTCGTGATCTCCTCGCCTACATTGAACATTGGAAACAATCAAGCAGCCAATTGAGTAAAGAAGTCGGAAGAACGATTCAATATTTACAATCACATTACCAAGGGAACTGTTCTATCTCAGATATAGCACAGACACTTCAAGTATCTCCCAACTATTTGAGCACGCTATTTCGCAAAGAAACAAAATTTACTTTCACAGAATACCTCACGCAAATAAAAATGGAGAAAGCAAAGGAATTACTAAAGAATACTGCATTAAAGTCATATGAAATCGCTGAACTCACCGGGTTCTCCGACGATAGTTATTTTAGCCGTACGTTTAAGAACCATACAGGCGTCAGACCAAATGAGTTCCGTAAAATGTGGGTTAAATCAGAGAGGACTGGGGAAAATGCACCTATTGTGGCTAAAGATTAA